A genomic region of Zea mays cultivar B73 chromosome 6, Zm-B73-REFERENCE-NAM-5.0, whole genome shotgun sequence contains the following coding sequences:
- the LOC103629882 gene encoding zinc finger protein 8 → MAAPHDMHGVDSFAQLPFIRGAARAAATKTKTPAASRDDAATSIRLFGRDFPNNDQQAAQLLLLKVKEDAGAAAAAEGGGETAAGERKFECHYCCRNFPTSQALGGHQNAHKRERQHARRAHLEASFAAHCGAYLPGPHLYGLFGYGGGHTPHYPPAAVWPGAVPPGMYGGVGPVARPPVYGGVAVPGMWRSSPPGSGAFVVAGRPDGSDPAGYGEMVGIDDKVAMSVVTSVPALPSSCLSGQPAEMIGRPELGHKDGVISLDLCL, encoded by the coding sequence atggccgcaCCGCATGACATGCACGGCGTCGACTCGTTCGCGCAGCTGCCCTTCATCCGCGGCGCGGCGCGTGCCGCGGCAACGAAGACGAAGACGCCCGCGGCGAGCAGGGACGACGCCGCCACCAGCATCCGCCTCTTCGGCCGGGACTTCCCCAACAACGACCAGCAGGCGGCCCAGCTGCTGCTGCTCAAGGTCAAGGAGGACGCCGGGGCCGCAGCGGCCGCCGAGGGCGGCGGCGAGACGGCGGCCGGGGAGAGGAAGTTCGAGTGCCACTACTGCTGCCGCAACTTCCCAACGTCCCAGGCGCTGGGCGGGCACCAGAACGCGCACAAGCGGGAGCGGCAGCACGCGCGGAGGGCGCACCTCGAGGCTTCCTTCGCCGCGCACTGCGGCGCCTACCTCCCCGGGCCGCACCTCTACGGCCTCTTCGGCTACGGCGGCGGCCACACGCCGCACTATCCGCCGGCCGCCGTGTGGCCAGGCGCCGTGCCGCCGGGGATGTACGGCGGCGTGGGGCCCGTGGCGCGGCCTCCCGTGTACGGCGGCGTGGCCGTGCCGGGGATGTGGAGGTCGTCGCCACCTGGGAGTGGCGCTTTTGTCGTGGCTGGTCGACCCGACGGGTCCGATCCCGCGGGGTACGGAGAGATGGTTGGTATAGACGACAAGGTGGCGATGAGCGTGGTGACGTCAGTGCCCGCGTTGCCGTCATCGTGTTTGTCGGGCCAGCCTGCGGAGATGATAGGGAGACCTGAGTTGGGACACAAGGATGGAGTCATAAGCTTGGACCTCTGCTTGTAA